A window of the Deltaproteobacteria bacterium genome harbors these coding sequences:
- a CDS encoding NCS2 family permease yields the protein MSDNTFKWWRSGDLDGFFGLFIDNIIQLILIVVLCRFVVGLPDELVVGRILPGVAVSLLIGNLFYAWQAKRLAERTGQGEVTALPYGVNTVSLFAYILFVMAPVMAQTKDAELAWRVGLAACFGSGVIELGGAFIVGWVKRVTPRAALLTTLAGIAITFISMDFCFRIFADPLVGLIPLAFIFISYIGRVYLPANIPAGFVAVIIGTLLAWIMGRMDGAALSDAAAISLQPPIPYLSDLLGALTSKYVIAYLPVIVPMGLFNLLGSLQNLESAEAAGDKYEVKSSLAANGIGTIAASIFGSTFPTTIYIGHPGWKRMGAGVGYSVLNGAVITVICFLGLVGFITALIPVEA from the coding sequence TCGGACTTTTTATCGATAACATTATTCAGCTTATTCTTATCGTTGTTCTTTGCCGTTTTGTTGTTGGCCTTCCCGATGAATTAGTTGTTGGGCGTATCCTGCCCGGTGTGGCAGTAAGCCTTCTTATTGGTAATCTCTTTTATGCATGGCAAGCTAAAAGGCTTGCGGAAAGAACAGGGCAGGGGGAGGTGACGGCTCTTCCTTACGGTGTTAATACGGTATCCCTCTTTGCCTACATTCTCTTCGTCATGGCCCCTGTTATGGCCCAGACGAAAGACGCCGAACTGGCCTGGAGGGTAGGGCTTGCCGCCTGTTTCGGTTCAGGTGTCATCGAGCTGGGAGGAGCATTTATCGTCGGCTGGGTTAAACGTGTCACACCCAGGGCTGCGCTCCTTACGACCCTTGCGGGAATTGCCATCACCTTCATTTCCATGGATTTCTGCTTCCGCATCTTTGCCGACCCACTGGTGGGTCTTATTCCGCTGGCTTTTATTTTCATTTCATACATTGGAAGGGTTTATCTCCCCGCCAATATTCCGGCGGGCTTTGTGGCCGTCATCATCGGGACGCTACTCGCCTGGATAATGGGGAGGATGGATGGCGCTGCCCTTTCCGATGCCGCTGCTATCTCTTTGCAGCCGCCCATTCCCTATCTTTCAGACCTGCTTGGTGCCCTTACCTCAAAATATGTTATTGCTTATCTGCCCGTTATAGTTCCCATGGGACTTTTCAACCTCCTCGGTTCTCTGCAAAACCTTGAAAGTGCAGAGGCGGCAGGCGATAAATATGAAGTCAAAAGTTCGCTGGCTGCCAACGGCATAGGGACTATTGCCGCTTCTATTTTTGGCAGCACCTTTCCAACAACCATCTACATCGGTCATCCCGGCTGGAAGCGAATGGGGGCAGGGGTGGGTTATTCGGTGCTGAACGGCGCTGTCATAACAGTCATCTGCTTCCTCGGTCTCGTCGGTTTTATTACGGCACTCATTCCCGTCGAAGCG